In Quercus robur chromosome 10, dhQueRobu3.1, whole genome shotgun sequence, a genomic segment contains:
- the LOC126702781 gene encoding uncharacterized protein LOC126702781 isoform X3 produces the protein MGMQLRSSYSRIHQNGSMIPPATSSTSLRSFAPAISLLFKNHSIQTKDVVLESSLGCSIGGPRRRREYGVVASSSSNVAAPFWDGWKPLKGPAAPSLSDIVWPSAGAFAAMAILGKMDQILAPRGISMTIAPLGAVSAVLFAAPSSPAARKYNMFMAQIGCAAIGVLAFSIFGAGWLARSTALAASIAFMIYTGATHPPAASLPLLFIDGAKLHHLNFWYAMFPGATGCILLCLIQEMVLYLKDNFKF, from the exons ATGGGCATGCAACTACGGTCTAGCTATTCCCGTATTCATCAAAATGGTTCAATGATACCACCAGCAACATCATCTACATCTTTGCGTTCATTTGCTCCAGCAATTTCATTGCTATTCAAGAACCATTCAATTCAAACCAAAGATGTTGTTTTGGAGAGCTCTCTTGGTTGCAGCATAGGAggaccaagaagaagaagagaatatgGGGTGGTGGCATCAAGCTCAAGCAACGTGGCTGCACCATTTTGGGATGGTTGGAAACCTCTGAAGGGCCCTGCAGCTCCTTCCCTTAGCGACATTGTCTGGCCTTCTGCAG GGGCATTTGCAGCAATGGCAATATTGGGCAAGATGGATCAGATTTTGGCCCCAAGAGGAATCTCAATGACAATTGCACCTTTGGGGGCTGTTTCTGCTGTTCTCTTTGCAGCTCCCTCCTCACCTGCTGCTCGG AAGTACAATATGTTCATGGCTCAAATTGGTTGTGCAGCAATTGGTGTTCTTGCTTTCTCTATATTTGGGGCAGGATGGCTTGCTAGGAGCACTGCCCTGGCTGCTTCAATTGCCTTCATGATTTACACAGGTGCAACTCATCCTCCAG CTGCAAGTTTGCCTCTTCTGTTCATTGATGGAGCTAAGTTGCACCACTTAAACTTTTGGTATGCTATGTTTCCTGGCGCTACTGGATGCATTCTCCTTTGTTTGATT
- the LOC126702781 gene encoding uncharacterized protein LOC126702781 isoform X1 — translation MGMQLRSSYSRIHQNGSMIPPATSSTSLRSFAPAISLLFKNHSIQTKDVVLESSLGCSIGGPRRRREYGVVASSSSNVAAPFWDGWKPLKGPAAPSLSDIVWPSAGAFAAMAILGKMDQILAPRGISMTIAPLGAVSAVLFAAPSSPAARKYNMFMAQIGCAAIGVLAFSIFGAGWLARSTALAASIAFMIYTGATHPPAASLPLLFIDGAKLHHLNFWYAMFPGATGCILLCLIVSSFIFPWHLHLIAKGLNIKKQKLMEEWPN, via the exons ATGGGCATGCAACTACGGTCTAGCTATTCCCGTATTCATCAAAATGGTTCAATGATACCACCAGCAACATCATCTACATCTTTGCGTTCATTTGCTCCAGCAATTTCATTGCTATTCAAGAACCATTCAATTCAAACCAAAGATGTTGTTTTGGAGAGCTCTCTTGGTTGCAGCATAGGAggaccaagaagaagaagagaatatgGGGTGGTGGCATCAAGCTCAAGCAACGTGGCTGCACCATTTTGGGATGGTTGGAAACCTCTGAAGGGCCCTGCAGCTCCTTCCCTTAGCGACATTGTCTGGCCTTCTGCAG GGGCATTTGCAGCAATGGCAATATTGGGCAAGATGGATCAGATTTTGGCCCCAAGAGGAATCTCAATGACAATTGCACCTTTGGGGGCTGTTTCTGCTGTTCTCTTTGCAGCTCCCTCCTCACCTGCTGCTCGG AAGTACAATATGTTCATGGCTCAAATTGGTTGTGCAGCAATTGGTGTTCTTGCTTTCTCTATATTTGGGGCAGGATGGCTTGCTAGGAGCACTGCCCTGGCTGCTTCAATTGCCTTCATGATTTACACAGGTGCAACTCATCCTCCAG CTGCAAGTTTGCCTCTTCTGTTCATTGATGGAGCTAAGTTGCACCACTTAAACTTTTGGTATGCTATGTTTCCTGGCGCTACTGGATGCATTCTCCTTTGTTTGATTGTAAGTTCTTTTATTTTCCCCTGGCATCTACATTTAATCGCCAAAGGTCTTAACATTAAGAAACAAAAGCTCATGGAAGAATGGCCTAATTAA
- the LOC126702782 gene encoding (+)-cis,trans-nepetalactol synthase NEPS1-like, which yields MTDSSNKKLQGKVAIITGGASGIGEATAHLFAQHGARMVVIADIQDQLGHQVAISIGINKCQYVHCDVSDEDQVKNMIESTVQKHGQLDIMFSNAGIVSGSDQTILELDLSGFDKVIKTNTRGMALCVKHAARVMVERRVKGSILCTGSIAASKGTQLLTDYCMAKHAVLGLVRSASLQLGQHGIRVNCVSPSTVATPMSCDALGMDAEQVEKIFEPTSSLKGVVLKVRDVANAVLFLASEDSGFVTGLDLKVDGGNLGSLNKPQ from the coding sequence ATGACAGACTCCTCCAACAAGAAGTTACAAGGCAAAGTAGCCATAATCACTGGTGGTGCAAGCGGCATAGGCGAGGCTACGGCTCACCTTTTTGCCCAACATGGTGCACGCATGGTTGTGATCGCCGATATCCAAGACCAATTGGGTCACCAAGTAGCCATATCAATTGGTATAAACAAGTGCCAATACGTGCACTGTGATGTTTCTGATGAAGACCAGGTCAAGAACATGATTGAATCAACAGTCCAGAAACATGGTCAGCTCGACATCATGTTCAGCAACGCTGGGATTGTGAGTGGCTCTGATCAGACAATCCTCGAGCTCGACCTTTCAGGGTtcgacaaagtgatcaaaaccaaCACGCGGGGCATGGCTTTGTGTGTGAAACACGCGGCGCGTGTGATGGTTGAGAGGCGCGTAAAGGGGAGCATCTTATGCACAGGAAGCATAGCCGCTAGCAAAGGTACTCAGCTACTCACAGATTATTGTATGGCAAAGCATGCAGTGCTGGGTCTGGTTCGATCAGCAAGTTTGCAGCTTGGGCAGCATGGGATTAGAGTGAACTGTGTATCACCCTCTACGGTGGCTACACCAATGTCATGTGATGCATTAGGAATGGATGCAGAGCAAGTGGAGAAGATTTTTGAGCCAACTTCAAGCTTAAAAGGGGTTGTGTTGAAGGTGAGAGATGTTGCCAATGCTGTGCTCTTTCTTGCATCTGAAGATTCTGGTTTTGTCACTGGACTTGACTTGAAGGTTGATGGAGGCAACTTAGGGAGTCTGAACAAGCCCCAATGA
- the LOC126702783 gene encoding (-)-isopiperitenol/(-)-carveol dehydrogenase, mitochondrial-like, which yields MTESSNNKLRGKIAIVTGGASGIGEATARLFAQNGARMVVIADIQDQLGHQVATSIGLDKCNYMHCDVTKEEEVKDMVESTVWKHGQLDIMFSNAGIISASDQSVLDLNISEFDTLFATNVRGMALCVKYAARVMIERRVRGSIICTGSVAASNGGYKGTDYCMSKHAVLGLVRSATLQLGEYGIRVNCVSPNALATGLTSNFHGESIEVLQKKYQAYARLKRVSLNVNHVADAVLFLACNEFVAGHDLLVDGSFIHPYLIMGLQ from the coding sequence ATGACAGAATCCTCCAACAACAAACTACGAGGCAAAATAGCCATAGTCACCGGAGGAGCAAGCGGCATAGGTGAAGCTACGGCACGCCTTTTTGCCCAAAATGGTGCACGCATGGTGGTCATAGCCGATATCCAAGACCAATTAGGTCACCAAGTTGCCACATCTATCGGCCTAGACAAGTGCAATTACATGCACTGTGATGTtaccaaagaagaagaagtcaaAGACATGGTTGAATCAACGGTGTGGAAACATGGTCAGCTAGACATAATGTTCAGCAACGCTGGGATTATAAGTGCTTCCGATCAGTCCGTCCTTGACCTCAACATCTCCGAATTTGACACACTGTTCGCCACCAACGTGCGCGGCATGGCGTTGTGTGTGAAATACGCAGCGCGTGTGATGATTGAGAGGCGCGTGCGGGGGAGTATTATATGCACGGGGAGTGTGGCTGCAAGCAACGGTGGGTATAAGGGCACGGATTATTGTATGTCAAAGCATGCGGTTCTGGGATTGGTTCGATCAGCGACTTTGCAGCTTGGGGAATATGGGATTAGGGTGAATTGTGTGTCACCAAATGCACTTGCAACCGGGTTAACGAGCAACTTTCATGGTGAGAGCATAGAGGTACTTCAGAAGAAGTATCAAGCATACGCTAGGTTGAAAAGGGTTTCACTGAATGTGAATCATGTTGCTGATGCTGTGCTTTTTCTTGCATGTAATGAGTTTGTGGCTGGACATGATTTATTGGTAGATGGTTCTTTCATTCATCCCTACTTAATAATGGGTTTGCAATAA
- the LOC126702781 gene encoding uncharacterized protein LOC126702781 isoform X2: MGMQLRSSYSRIHQNGSMIPPATSSTSLRSFAPAISLLFKNHSIQTKDVVLESSLGCSIGGPRRRREYGVVASSSSNVAAPFWDGWKPLKGPAAPSLSDIVWPSAGAFAAMAILGKMDQILAPRGISMTIAPLGAVSAVLFAAPSSPAARKYNMFMAQIGCAAIGVLAFSIFGAGWLARSTALAASIAFMIYTGATHPPAASLPLLFIDGAKLHHLNFWYAMFPGATGCILLCLIENFCGFCFYVCVINKSDRCSVSFPVQLL; encoded by the exons ATGGGCATGCAACTACGGTCTAGCTATTCCCGTATTCATCAAAATGGTTCAATGATACCACCAGCAACATCATCTACATCTTTGCGTTCATTTGCTCCAGCAATTTCATTGCTATTCAAGAACCATTCAATTCAAACCAAAGATGTTGTTTTGGAGAGCTCTCTTGGTTGCAGCATAGGAggaccaagaagaagaagagaatatgGGGTGGTGGCATCAAGCTCAAGCAACGTGGCTGCACCATTTTGGGATGGTTGGAAACCTCTGAAGGGCCCTGCAGCTCCTTCCCTTAGCGACATTGTCTGGCCTTCTGCAG GGGCATTTGCAGCAATGGCAATATTGGGCAAGATGGATCAGATTTTGGCCCCAAGAGGAATCTCAATGACAATTGCACCTTTGGGGGCTGTTTCTGCTGTTCTCTTTGCAGCTCCCTCCTCACCTGCTGCTCGG AAGTACAATATGTTCATGGCTCAAATTGGTTGTGCAGCAATTGGTGTTCTTGCTTTCTCTATATTTGGGGCAGGATGGCTTGCTAGGAGCACTGCCCTGGCTGCTTCAATTGCCTTCATGATTTACACAGGTGCAACTCATCCTCCAG CTGCAAGTTTGCCTCTTCTGTTCATTGATGGAGCTAAGTTGCACCACTTAAACTTTTGGTATGCTATGTTTCCTGGCGCTACTGGATGCATTCTCCTTTGTTTGATT GAAAATTTCTGTGGCTTCTGTTTCTATGTATGTGTTATTAACAAGAGTGATCGCTGTTCTGTCTCCTTTCC
- the LOC126702784 gene encoding (+)-cis,trans-nepetalactol synthase NEPS1-like, whose amino-acid sequence MTDSSNKKLQGKVAIITGGASGIGEATAHLFAQHGARMVVIADIQDQLGHQVAASIGIDKCQYVHCDVSDEDQVKNMVESIVQKHGQLDIMFSNAGTASSSDQTILELDISGFEKVIKINTRGMALCVKHAARSMVERRVKGSIICTGSVAASQGRNMFTDYCMSKHAVLGLVRAASVQLGQHGIRVNCVSPSLVATPMSCGACGMGAEQMEKISESTSTLKGVVLKVGDVANAVLFLASDDSGFVTGLDLKVDGGHLGSR is encoded by the coding sequence ATGACAGACTCCTCCAACAAGAAGCTACAAGGCAAAGTAGCCATAATCACTGGTGGGGCAAGCGGCATAGGCGAGGCTACCGCGCACCTTTTTGCCCAACATGGTGCACGCATGGTTGTGATCGCCGATATCCAAGACCAACTGGGTCACCAAGTAGCCGCTTCCATAGGCATAGACAAGTGTCAATACGTGCACTGTGATGTTTCCGATGAAGACCAAGTCAAGAACATGGTTGAATCAATTGTCCAGAAACATGGCCAGCTCGACATCATGTTCAGCAACGCTGGGACAGCGAGTAGCTCTGATCAGACAATCCTCGAGCTCGACATTTCAGGGTTCGAAAAAGTGATCAAAATCAACACGCGCGGCATGGCTTTGTGTGTGAAACACGCGGCGCGTTCGATGGTTGAGAGGCGCGTGAAGGGGAGCATAATATGCACAGGAAGTGTAGCCGCTAGCCAAGGTAGAAATATGTTCACAGATTATTGCATGTCAAAGCACGCAGTGCTGGGTCTGGTTCGAGCGGCAAGTGTGCAACTTGGGCAGCATGGGATTAGAGTGAACTGTGTATCACCCTCTTTGGTGGCTACACCAATGTCATGTGGTGCATGTGGAATGGGTGCAGAGCAAATGGAGAAGATTTCTGAATCAACTTCAACCTTGAAAGGGGTTGTGTTGAAGGTGGGAGATGTTGCCAATGCTGTGCTCTTTCTTGCATCTGATGATTCTGGTTTTGTCACTGGACTTGACTTGAAGGTTGATGGGGGCCACTTAGGTAGTAGGTAA